CAGATTTATGTGGAAAAACTATAAACAGAACCCAGTTCGGACTTTTTAGTCTAAACTGGGTTTTTATTGACAAAAATAAGATTTCGAATTATAATAAGTATACTTACAAAATATCTAGAGGGAAAGCTAATGGAAAAATCGCAGTTTAACTCCATCTACAAGGATGAATACCGAGAGTCAACCGGTCTGCTCTTTATCCGTGCCTACCACAAGTGGCATGGGCTGATAAAAAACAAACTGAGAACGATTGATTTGACCCATCCCCAGTTTGTCGTTCTGACCACTCTTGCTGCACTCCTGCGTCAGCAAGAATGGGTTAGTCAGACCGATATTGCCCGATTTTCTGACATGGATGTTATGACCGTATCCCAAATCATCCGCCTCTTGGTCAAGAAAGGTTTGATAATGCGGGAAGTCCATCCCAAGGACAGCCGCGCCAATATCATACTTCTAACGGATACGGGGCTGCAAAAGGTCAACCAAGCCCTTCCTCTGGTAGAAGGTATTGATCAGGCGTTCTTTGGAAAATTAGGAAATAAAACAGAAATATTAAACCAACTCTTAATCAAACTGGAGGCAGAAAATGACTAGATTTTGGATTGGTGTCGTATCAAAAGAACACGTCCTAAGAGGTGTAGAAGGTGGATTTTGCCAAGTCTGCCATGGAAAGAAAGCACCATTGAACCGAATGAAAAAGGGGGACTATCTTCTGTACTACAGCCCCAAGTATCAACTGAATGGTCAGGAAAAGCTGCAGGCCTTTACAGCAGTTGGCAAGATTCTAGATGACACTGCCTACCAAGTAGAGATGTTCGAAGGCTTTGTCCCATTTCGGCGAGATGTCAGCTACTACCAACCTGTCAAAGACTGCCCCATTGACCAAGTCCGACAACATCCTCAGTGGCGCCAATATGCTTCTCAGATAAGATACGGACATTTCGAAGTTTCGAAAGACTTCTTCCTTTATGTTTTTGAGCAAATGAAACTGTACAGCCCTGCAAATCAGTAGAAACGGCTTTATTTGACTTACACCGAACTCTTTGCCCACCTGTCATCAAATCTAAAGTTCCGATTTTCAAGGGAAATCGGAACTTTTTGATTTGAAGTGAAATTATCGATTTATCAAATCAGCATAAATGCCGATAAACTACCCACAACTACATTTGCTAGGGCATGCATGATCCAGCTGGCTAAAATGGAGCCATCAGATTTCTTTTCATTGACAAAGCCCAGATAAGCCGCGATGCCACCCGTACACAAAATGATGAGCAGGGTTTGATGCCAAGAGAGTATTGTTATAAACATCAGGCCATGGATCAGACCAAAAAGAGCAGCTTGTATGCTATTGGCCACTACAAAGGGTAAGCGGCTAGCTAATCTCTTTAAAAGAAAACCTCTGAATAGCAGTTCTTCTGGCAGAGCAGTTTGAAACAGACCATAAATCAGAATAGCTGGCAAGGCTTGAAAGCCGAGGCCTGAAAAGTTTGAAGTCGCTGTCTTAAGACCTTTTACAGTAGTATATAGTAGCAAAAACGAAAGAAGCAAGAAAAATAGCGAACCCAACAAAATCCACAGCCAGATCTTCCGGCTGCCAGTATTTTTTAGCGGTTTTAAGCCAAGCCATTCTAAAAATGGACTTTTTCTTCTGGCTGCTATCAACCACCAAACAAAAGGAAGAAACGCAAACAAAGCAATTTGAATCAGAGCATTCAGCATCTGTTGAACTAGATTTCCCATGGTAAGAAACTCCTTTCTTTTCTTTAATATGATTATACAAGACAAACTTCAAGAATTTATAAAGTAATTCTAAAATATTTCTAAAGAATGAAAGAAATCATAAACACAAACAAATCAAGGATTATCGCCACTTCTGCTTGCCTACTATGCTTATCATTTTTGGACTAAATAATATCAAAAAAATCTTTAAAAACTTATCTCAAAAATCCAAGAAAAGTTGCAGATAAAAATAAGGCGTTGAGTTTAAAAAAATAGAAAACTGACAATGATTTTAAAGAAAGAAAAAAGTCCTAAAATTTTATCACACAAAGTCAAATATTCAGCCTATCTATCCCAGATAATTTTCTTTTTAGTCAAATACTTCCAGTTCCTGCTCATCCACTTCCTACTCCTCAGGGTTTCAATTTTACAGGCTTGCTACCATGCCAAAAGCTGTTTTTTTCTTCTTGCCAACCCGCTTACATTTTGCTACAATGATGTCAAAAATCAGCGAGGAAAAATTATGCCACAACAACTCTTTAAAGAATTTGCCCAGCTAGATCAAGTGGAAGCTATTGTTCTCGGTGGCTCTCGTGCTGGACAGCATTTTGACAAAGACTCAGACTATGATGTTTATATCTACTTGACAGATTCCATTGCTCCCACGACTCGACGCGATATCCTCAGCAAGTACTGCTCCTACATGGAAATCGGCAATCAGTTTTGGGAACTAGAGGATGACTGTGTGCTGAAGAGCAAGATCGAAATTGAGCTCATTTACCGTACACTGGATAGCTTTGATAAAGACCTGCAGACTGTAGTCCTAGACCATCAGGCTCAGAATGCCTACACCACCTGTATGTGGCACAATCTGCTCCACAGCAAAATCATCTATGACCGAAATGGTCGCTATGGAGCGCTTCAAAACAAGTACAGACGACCTTATCCAGCTGAACTGAAAAAGAATATTATCAAGAAGCAGCTCCTCTTACTCGATCAAGCCATGCCAGCTTTCTCCAAACAAATAGAAAAAGCGCTCAAGCGTCAGGACCTGCTCAGTATCAATCACCGTAGCAGTGAATTTTTTGCTTCCTATTTTGACTTGCTCTTCGCCCTAAACGAACAGACTCACCCTGGAGAAAAGAGAATGCTAGAGTTTGCAAAAACCAACTGCATGCTATTACCTCAGCATTTCGAAGAAAATATACAGACCTATTTTCAAAAGCTCTACACAGAGCCCGCTGAAGCGATAAAGCTTATCAATCAGCTAGTGACGACCATCAAACCAGTCATTCCTCAAGAAATTATTGGTAGTTTTTAGGAATGCAACCTGAAGCCACAGCCCCATTGCTGCAGAAGCTAAAAAAATTAGAGAGTGGGACAGAAATCGGTAATTCGTTAGAATTCGATTTCGTCGTCCCACCTCCGCACAGTTGAGTAGGGCTGTAAAAGCTGATGAAATCAGCGTAGTAGAGCCCACTCAACCACTGCGTCTTGCTCGACAATCCAAAGACAATTGAGAGGCTAGGACTTTTGTCCCAGCCTCTTTTCATTCTTCTTCTCTTCTCAGCGATTCTTTGTATCCAAGATAATGGTCACTGGACCATCATTGACTAGCTCTACCTGCATGTCTGCCCCAAAAATCCCCGTCCGAGTTGGCACCTCTTGCTTCAAGGCAAGATTGAAGGCATCATAAAAATTGCTAGCCATCTCTGGCGGAGCAGCCTTAACAAAGGCTGGCCGATTACCCTTTTTGGTATCTGCATGCAGAGTGAACTGGGAAATTGACAAAATCTCTCCAGCAATGTCCTTGATAGACAGGTTCATCTTGCGCTCAGCATCGGAAAAAATCCGCATATTGACAATCTTCCTGACTGCATAATCCATATCTTCCTGACTATCGTCAGGCCCTACGCCTACTAGGAGCAGGAGACCTTGTCCAATACTGCTGTGCAGCTGCTGGTCAATGCTGACCTGAGCACGTTTTACGCGCTGAATCACTATTTTCATATCTTTTCCTTTGATTTAACGGTAACATATAGCTAGATAATGATTTCCAAAATAGATCAACCATTAGTCCGCTTGACCGAGTAGACCTCCGGCACGCTCTTAATCTTATCCACCACCGTCGTCAGCATGGACAGATTAGCAATGCCAAAAGAAACGTGGATATTAGCAAATTTCATATCCTTGGTCGGCTGAGCATTTACTGTTGAAATATTTTTAGTGGTATTAGACAGAACCTGCAACACATCGTTGAGGAGACCAGAGCGGTTGAGACCGTAAATATCAATGTGAGCCGTGTACTCTTTGGTCGTGTTGTTGTCTTCCCATTCCACATCAATCAGCCGCTGCTCGTAATTTTCCTGAGCCTTGAGATTCATGCAGTCCTGCCGGTGGATGGCCACACCGCGGCCTTTGGTAATATAGCCGACAATATCATCACCTGGTACAGGATTACAGCACTTAGCAATCCGGATGAGGAGACCAGACGCCCCCTGAATAACCACACCGCCTTCGTGCTTAACCTTGAGGGTGTCTTTTTTGTTTTCGACCTTGACTTCGCCGCCCTTGACCAATTCCTCGGCTTCTGCTCTGGCCTTGGCCCGTTCTTCCTCACGGCGCTCTTTTTCTGTCAGGCGGTTGAAAATGCTAATGGCACCAATCTCACCGAAGCCAATCGCCGCAAAAAGCGCCTCTTCAGTCTTATAGCTGGTCTTCTGCAGCACTTCTTCCATGTGCTTCTTGTCCATGTACTTATTGGCTACATAGCCATGCTCCTGGAATTGAGCCTGCAAGAGCTCCCGCCCTTTGGAGATAGACAGCTCCTTGTCTTGATTTTTAAAGAACTGACGGATTTTATTTCTAGCCTTGCTAGTCTTGACAATATTAAGCCAGTCGCGGCTCGGTCCGAAAGAGTTAGCGTTGGTGATGATTTCCACCTGATCACCTGTCCTGAGCTTGGTTGTCAGAGGCACCATGCGGCCATTGACCTTGGCTCCCGTGGCTTTCTCACCGACCTTGGTATGAATCTCATAGGCAAAGTCAATGGGGCCAGAGTCCTTAGGCAAAGAGCGCACTGCCCCATCTGGTGTGAAAACGTAAATTTCCTCAGCTAGATAGCTCTCCTTGACCGAGTCAACGAAGTCCTTGGCATCATTGGATTGATCCTGAAGCTCCATCAGCTCCTTGATCCAGTTCATCCCGATGGCTGATTCTCTGCTGTCTACCTGTCCCTTGACACCTTTCTTATAAGCCCAGTGGGCCGCAACCCCATACTCAGCGACCTCATGCATTTCCTTGGTCCGAATCTGAAACTCAATCGGACCTTTGGGGCCATAAACGGTCGTATGGATAGACTGATAGCCATTGGCCTTGCGATTGGCAATGTAATCCTTGAACCGCCCCGGCATCGGCCGCCAAAGCTCATGAATGTAGCCCAGCATAGCATAGACGTCACTCTGAGTATCCAAGATACAGCGAATGGCGATTAAATCATAAATCTCATCAAAGCGCTTCTTCTTGTCCTGCATCTTGCGATAGATCGAGTAGATATGCTTGGGCCGGCCATAAATCTTACCGTGCAGATTGCGCTCGCCAGCATAGGTCTCAATCTTCTGGACTACCTCTTCTACCAGAGCTTCACGCTCCCGACGCTTCTCCTTCATCATGTGGGAAATTTTGTAAAATTCCACTTCATTGAGATAACGGAAGGACAAATCTTCTAGTTCCCACTTGACACTGGAAATCCCCAGGCGGTGAGCCAAGGGTGCGTAGATCTCCATTGTTTCTCGGGAAATCCGCTCCTGCTTATCCTTGCGCAGGTGCTTGAGCGTCCGCATATTGTGGAGACGGTCTGCCAGCTTGACCAAAATAACCCGAATATCCTCTGACATGGCCATCAGCATCTTACGGTGATTTTCCGCCAGCTGCTCTTCGTGGGATTTGTACTTGACCTTACCCAGCTTGGTAACCCCATCCACAATCACGCGTACATCCGTCCCAAACTCTCTTTCCAAATCATCCAGCGTCGCACGGGTATCCTCAACCACATCATGCAGGAAGCCGCAGGCGACCGTTACCGCGTCTAGCTTGAGCGTGGCCAAAATCCCTGCCACCTGAATAGGATGCACAATATAAGGCTCACCTGACCTGCGAAACTGCCCACTGTGACAATCAATAGCATAGATCAAAGCTTTCTGTATAAAGGCTACATCCTCCGCAGCCAGATATTTTCTCGTAAGGGCCAATACCTGATCGCCCGTCAAATTCACTTCTTTTGGCATCTCGTCTCTCCAATTCCTGCCTACTATTTTATCACTTTTAGCCCGATATGAAAACCTAGAAGACGATCCTGTGTTTGTTTTAGTACAAAAAAGTGGAATCAATAATAAGTAGTAAGATCTAAACTGAAGTTAGCCTCCTAAAACTAAAAAAACAGCTATATTTTATACTAATTGTTGAGCAAAACCCAAGCAAAGAAACAGAAAGCCCAAAACTACTCCACCCTAAAATTTTGAAATGGATAATAGCTGAATAGCACCTCTTCAATTCTTGAAGCAAAAAGGGAAGTTGATCTCAAAATTTGAAAGGGAAACAGCATTCTGTATAAAATCTATAAGAAATATTTATTTAGTCCACCTAGTTAATATTTCAAGCAGCAGACTGATTAAAAAATTTATTAAAATTGTTTGAGAAATCATTAAAGACAGCTATTTGAGCCTCAATTCTCATTTTTTATGTTGTCGCTTTAATCTTGAGATTAGGTTTCTATACTTTTACTTATCTATTCAAAATAAGGCTGTGACATTTCTATCACAGCCTTATCCAATAATTTAAGAGCTATTAGAATAAACGAAGCTAAGTATAGATGATATACACAATATTAAAACTGGTTTCATCATTACTTTCTACAACTTCCAGTAGCCTTTCTATCGCTAAGATTCTACCTATTCAAATTGTTCCTCTTCTTCTTTTTCAACCGTCTTCTCTTTCTTTCTATGAGTATACTCTCTAATTGTCAGACCCGTAGCAATGTTGGTTAAAAGTAAGATTACGAGTAAGTAAACCCATATTGGAGTATTTGATAAAACACCAGATTGGCTTGTTTTTTCAGTTACAACAGGATTGGATAAGAAATTCAAAACAGCTTGGTTATCCGTTCCGTTTGAACGAGCATTCGATAATACTCCTTGAAAGTTCTTATTAAAATCAGTACTATCTTCAATATTCTTAGCCTGATTCTTAATAAGCGACTCTGTTTGTTGGTGAACTTCCTTCACTTCTCCTTGGACCCTTTTAGCTTGCTCTGCTAAAGTGTTAAATTGCGTATCCATAGATCCGATTGCATTCCCATTAGAGGTAATTGTATCAGATGTATTTCGAGTATTAGACGCCAGCTTTGTAACAATATCTAGCAGACTATTACTACTATCATCCGTTGTATAAAGTCTATTATTAGATAAACTGTCACCAGAACTTGTTGGAGAAACTTCCAGAAGTTCTGGACCATTTTTCTTCCACTCTTCATACTGTTTATTTAGATCGTCAACAGCTTGTTGATGCCAATCAGATAGTTCTCCAACAATTGCTGCAAAATAATCATTCGGTAATTCTTCTTTTGTCAGTTGTGGAAGAGAAGCGGTA
This window of the Streptococcus sanguinis genome carries:
- a CDS encoding CPBP family intramembrane glutamic endopeptidase, which translates into the protein MGNLVQQMLNALIQIALFAFLPFVWWLIAARRKSPFLEWLGLKPLKNTGSRKIWLWILLGSLFFLLLSFLLLYTTVKGLKTATSNFSGLGFQALPAILIYGLFQTALPEELLFRGFLLKRLASRLPFVVANSIQAALFGLIHGLMFITILSWHQTLLIILCTGGIAAYLGFVNEKKSDGSILASWIMHALANVVVGSLSAFMLI
- a CDS encoding RelA/SpoT family protein — translated: MPKEVNLTGDQVLALTRKYLAAEDVAFIQKALIYAIDCHSGQFRRSGEPYIVHPIQVAGILATLKLDAVTVACGFLHDVVEDTRATLDDLEREFGTDVRVIVDGVTKLGKVKYKSHEEQLAENHRKMLMAMSEDIRVILVKLADRLHNMRTLKHLRKDKQERISRETMEIYAPLAHRLGISSVKWELEDLSFRYLNEVEFYKISHMMKEKRREREALVEEVVQKIETYAGERNLHGKIYGRPKHIYSIYRKMQDKKKRFDEIYDLIAIRCILDTQSDVYAMLGYIHELWRPMPGRFKDYIANRKANGYQSIHTTVYGPKGPIEFQIRTKEMHEVAEYGVAAHWAYKKGVKGQVDSRESAIGMNWIKELMELQDQSNDAKDFVDSVKESYLAEEIYVFTPDGAVRSLPKDSGPIDFAYEIHTKVGEKATGAKVNGRMVPLTTKLRTGDQVEIITNANSFGPSRDWLNIVKTSKARNKIRQFFKNQDKELSISKGRELLQAQFQEHGYVANKYMDKKHMEEVLQKTSYKTEEALFAAIGFGEIGAISIFNRLTEKERREEERAKARAEAEELVKGGEVKVENKKDTLKVKHEGGVVIQGASGLLIRIAKCCNPVPGDDIVGYITKGRGVAIHRQDCMNLKAQENYEQRLIDVEWEDNNTTKEYTAHIDIYGLNRSGLLNDVLQVLSNTTKNISTVNAQPTKDMKFANIHVSFGIANLSMLTTVVDKIKSVPEVYSVKRTNG
- a CDS encoding MarR family winged helix-turn-helix transcriptional regulator, yielding MEKSQFNSIYKDEYRESTGLLFIRAYHKWHGLIKNKLRTIDLTHPQFVVLTTLAALLRQQEWVSQTDIARFSDMDVMTVSQIIRLLVKKGLIMREVHPKDSRANIILLTDTGLQKVNQALPLVEGIDQAFFGKLGNKTEILNQLLIKLEAEND
- the dtd gene encoding D-aminoacyl-tRNA deacylase is translated as MKIVIQRVKRAQVSIDQQLHSSIGQGLLLLVGVGPDDSQEDMDYAVRKIVNMRIFSDAERKMNLSIKDIAGEILSISQFTLHADTKKGNRPAFVKAAPPEMASNFYDAFNLALKQEVPTRTGIFGADMQVELVNDGPVTIILDTKNR
- a CDS encoding nucleotidyltransferase domain-containing protein, whose product is MPQQLFKEFAQLDQVEAIVLGGSRAGQHFDKDSDYDVYIYLTDSIAPTTRRDILSKYCSYMEIGNQFWELEDDCVLKSKIEIELIYRTLDSFDKDLQTVVLDHQAQNAYTTCMWHNLLHSKIIYDRNGRYGALQNKYRRPYPAELKKNIIKKQLLLLDQAMPAFSKQIEKALKRQDLLSINHRSSEFFASYFDLLFALNEQTHPGEKRMLEFAKTNCMLLPQHFEENIQTYFQKLYTEPAEAIKLINQLVTTIKPVIPQEIIGSF
- a CDS encoding EVE domain-containing protein, whose product is MTRFWIGVVSKEHVLRGVEGGFCQVCHGKKAPLNRMKKGDYLLYYSPKYQLNGQEKLQAFTAVGKILDDTAYQVEMFEGFVPFRRDVSYYQPVKDCPIDQVRQHPQWRQYASQIRYGHFEVSKDFFLYVFEQMKLYSPANQ